A genomic segment from Geitlerinema sp. PCC 7407 encodes:
- a CDS encoding nicotinate phosphoribosyltransferase, translating to MLDPELTLTPENYGLLTDLYELTMSACYVGEGLDQRRASFELFTRQLPENYGYLVAMGLTQALEYLQQLQFGEEQIAALQATGIFEQAPAAFWEQLRAARFSGDVWAVPEGSVVFANEPMLRIEAPLWQAQLVETYLLCTLNYQTLVATRAARLRDVAGPEAALLEFGSRRAFGPQAALWAARAAIAAGLDATSNVLAALKLGHKPSGTMAHSLVMAIGALESGEDAAFEAFHRYFPGATLLIDTYDTVEAAQRLAQQQRQGRTVVNGVRLDSGDLVSLSQTVRSLLPDTQIFVSGDLDEWEIQRLRQHGAAIDGYGVGTRLVTGQPVNGVYKLVEIDGIPVMKESRQKLTYPGRKQIFRRYDEAGQWQGDRLGLSTELPAAAEQPLLEPVMVGGQRLGPHDSLEAIARRTAESVDRLPQSLRQITAPATATVEISEPLQTLTQRTQHHRQPSYT from the coding sequence ATGTTAGATCCCGAATTGACGCTGACTCCCGAAAATTACGGTCTGTTGACGGACCTCTACGAGCTCACCATGAGCGCCTGCTACGTGGGCGAAGGGCTCGACCAGCGGCGGGCCAGCTTTGAGCTGTTTACGCGGCAGCTGCCCGAGAACTATGGCTATCTGGTGGCTATGGGCCTGACCCAGGCGCTGGAATATTTGCAGCAGCTCCAGTTTGGCGAGGAGCAGATCGCGGCCTTGCAGGCCACCGGCATTTTTGAGCAGGCGCCAGCAGCCTTTTGGGAGCAGCTCCGAGCGGCCCGCTTTAGCGGGGATGTGTGGGCGGTGCCCGAGGGGAGCGTGGTCTTTGCCAATGAGCCCATGCTGCGCATTGAGGCGCCCCTCTGGCAGGCCCAGCTGGTGGAAACCTACCTGCTGTGTACGCTGAACTATCAAACCCTGGTGGCCACCCGCGCGGCGCGCCTGCGGGATGTGGCAGGCCCCGAGGCGGCGCTGCTGGAGTTTGGGTCGCGGCGGGCCTTTGGTCCCCAAGCGGCGCTGTGGGCGGCGCGAGCGGCGATCGCCGCTGGCCTAGACGCCACGTCCAATGTTTTGGCAGCCCTGAAACTGGGCCACAAACCCAGCGGCACCATGGCCCATTCTCTGGTCATGGCGATCGGGGCTCTAGAGTCCGGTGAGGACGCTGCTTTTGAGGCTTTTCATCGCTACTTTCCGGGCGCTACTTTGCTCATCGACACCTACGACACCGTGGAGGCGGCCCAGCGCCTCGCCCAGCAGCAGCGCCAAGGAAGAACCGTGGTCAACGGGGTCCGCCTCGACTCTGGGGACTTGGTCAGCCTGTCCCAAACCGTGCGATCGCTCCTGCCCGATACCCAGATTTTCGTCAGCGGCGACCTGGACGAGTGGGAGATTCAGCGGCTGCGTCAGCACGGCGCCGCCATCGACGGCTACGGCGTGGGCACCCGCCTGGTGACCGGGCAGCCGGTGAATGGCGTCTACAAGCTGGTGGAAATTGACGGCATTCCGGTCATGAAGGAGTCGCGCCAGAAGCTCACCTACCCTGGCCGCAAGCAGATCTTCCGGCGCTACGACGAAGCCGGCCAGTGGCAGGGCGATCGCCTGGGCCTGAGCACCGAGCTCCCCGCCGCCGCTGAGCAGCCCCTGCTAGAGCCCGTGATGGTTGGTGGCCAGCGCCTCGGCCCCCACGACTCCCTAGAGGCGATCGCCCGCCGCACCGCCGAGAGCGTCGATCGCCTGCCCCAGAGCCTGCGCCAAATCACCGCCCCGGCCACCGCTACCGTCGAGATTTCGGAACCGCTCCAAACCCTGACCCAGCGCACCCAACACCACCGGCAACCGTCCTACACTTAG
- a CDS encoding nicotinate-nucleotide adenylyltransferase has translation MVHVALFGTSADPPTAGHQAILRWLARTFDQVAVWASDNPFKSHQTPLQHRAAMLQLLIDDIEPPCTNIHYYADLSHPRTLTTVEHARRRWGSAAEFTLVIGADLVSQLPRWYRIDELFEQVSLLVVPRPGYTLQPQDIEQLRRLGARVAIADLSVPNVSSSAYREGGDQAILTAPVEDYIHREQLYACQNAAPNRRQA, from the coding sequence ATGGTCCACGTCGCCCTTTTTGGTACCAGTGCCGACCCCCCCACCGCCGGTCACCAGGCCATCCTGCGCTGGCTCGCCCGCACCTTCGACCAAGTCGCCGTCTGGGCCTCGGACAACCCATTCAAGTCCCACCAGACGCCCCTCCAGCACCGAGCCGCCATGCTCCAGCTGCTCATCGATGACATCGAGCCGCCCTGCACCAACATCCACTACTACGCCGACCTCAGCCACCCCCGCACCCTGACCACCGTTGAGCACGCGCGCCGCCGCTGGGGCAGCGCTGCCGAGTTCACGCTGGTGATCGGGGCGGACCTCGTGAGCCAGCTGCCCCGCTGGTACCGCATCGACGAGCTGTTCGAGCAAGTGAGCCTTTTGGTGGTTCCCCGACCGGGCTACACCCTCCAGCCTCAGGACATCGAGCAGCTGCGCCGCCTGGGGGCTCGGGTGGCGATCGCCGATCTGAGCGTCCCCAATGTCTCCTCCAGCGCCTACCGAGAAGGCGGAGACCAGGCCATCCTCACGGCCCCTGTCGAAGACTATATTCATCGCGAACAACTCTACGCATGTCAGAACGCGGCTCCAAACAGACGGCAAGCTTGA
- a CDS encoding NrtR DNA-binding winged helix domain-containing protein, which yields MSERGSKQTASLISKPALADFKVGVDNVIFSVDTAQNRLLVLLVMRQDEPYGGFWSLPGTLVRQGETLEAAAYRVLSEKIRVQSLYLEQLYTFGGPGRDPRESSDSYGVRYLSVSYFALVRFDEAELIADGVSGIAWYPLAQVPQLAFDHNRILEYGYERLRNKLEYSPVAFEVLPEQFTLGDLYQLYTTVLGENFSDYSNFRARLLKLGFLADTGSKVTRGAGRPASLYRFDPEAFAPLKDKPLVFI from the coding sequence ATGTCAGAACGCGGCTCCAAACAGACGGCAAGCTTGATCAGCAAACCAGCCCTTGCAGACTTCAAGGTGGGCGTGGACAACGTCATCTTCTCGGTGGACACCGCCCAAAATCGGCTGCTGGTGCTGCTGGTCATGCGCCAAGACGAGCCCTACGGCGGCTTCTGGAGCTTGCCCGGCACCCTCGTGCGCCAGGGCGAAACCCTTGAAGCCGCCGCCTACCGCGTCCTGTCGGAAAAAATTCGGGTCCAGAGCCTGTACCTAGAGCAGCTCTACACCTTCGGGGGGCCGGGTCGAGATCCGCGAGAAAGCAGCGACAGCTATGGCGTGCGCTACCTGTCGGTGAGCTACTTTGCCTTGGTCCGCTTTGATGAGGCGGAGCTGATCGCCGACGGGGTCAGCGGCATCGCCTGGTATCCCCTGGCCCAGGTGCCCCAGCTTGCCTTTGACCACAACCGCATCTTGGAATACGGCTACGAGCGCCTGCGCAACAAGCTAGAATACAGCCCCGTCGCCTTTGAGGTGCTGCCGGAGCAGTTTACCCTGGGCGACCTCTACCAGCTGTACACCACGGTTTTGGGCGAAAATTTCTCGGACTACTCCAATTTTCGCGCTCGCCTTCTCAAGCTGGGCTTTTTGGCGGATACAGGCTCGAAGGTGACGCGAGGCGCGGGCCGGCCCGCCAGCCTCTACCGCTTTGATCCGGAGGCCTTTGCGCCGCTCAAAGACAAGCCCCTGGTGTTTATCTAG